From a single Apium graveolens cultivar Ventura chromosome 2, ASM990537v1, whole genome shotgun sequence genomic region:
- the LOC141707916 gene encoding multiprotein-bridging factor 1b, with protein sequence MSGTGGPISQDWAPVTLRKKAPTAAARKDDKAVNAARRSGAEIETVKKSNAGVNRAASSGTSLNTRKLDDETDNLTHDRVPTELKKNIMQARMDKKLTQAQLSQLINEKPQIIQEYESGKAIPNQQIISKLERALGVKLRGKK encoded by the exons ATGTCAGGAACGGGAGGACCAATATCACAAGACTGGGCACCCGTCACTCTCCGCAAGAAAGCCCCCACCGCCGCTGCTCGCAAGGATGACAAAGCCGTCAACGCCGCCCGCCGCTCCGGTGCTGAAATCGAGACCGTCAAGAAAT CTAATGCTGGGGTAAACAGAGCTGCCTCTAGCGGCACATCATTGAATACAAGGAAGCTCGATGATGAAACAGACAACCTTACTC ACGATCGTGTACCCACTGAACTCAAGAAAAACATTATGCAGGCCCGTATGGATAAAAAACTTACTCAGGCACAGCTTAGTCAA TTGATAAATGAGAAGCCTCAAATTATTCAAGAGTATGAATCTGGGAAAGCTATTCCAAATCAGCAGATAATATCCAAGTTGGAGCGGGCACTTGGAGTAAAGTTGCGTGGAAAGAAATGA